A single Pseudodesulfovibrio aespoeensis Aspo-2 DNA region contains:
- a CDS encoding baseplate complex protein — MNSILRLGDYNVPGYSLNVTGNMDIRTSDASGETSSTDEVDKGTKGKTLTVALNILFSREADLRGLIRVAEAKDNGSRRIYTIANATANAAGIRQVRFAERVTWQEQEGLRAWAVSFTLREYLSNPERVELREEKTATVAQTSDGTATEPERPAETAAPVEEAITGLERLLKKVDGWLA; from the coding sequence ATGAACAGCATCCTGCGGCTGGGCGACTACAACGTGCCGGGCTACAGCCTGAACGTCACAGGCAACATGGACATCCGTACCTCGGACGCCTCCGGCGAGACCAGCAGCACGGACGAGGTGGACAAGGGCACCAAGGGCAAGACCCTGACCGTGGCCCTGAACATCCTGTTTTCCCGAGAGGCGGACCTGCGCGGGCTGATCCGGGTGGCCGAGGCCAAGGACAATGGATCGCGCCGGATCTACACCATAGCCAACGCCACGGCCAACGCCGCCGGCATCAGGCAGGTGCGCTTTGCCGAGCGCGTGACCTGGCAGGAGCAGGAGGGGCTGCGGGCCTGGGCCGTGTCCTTCACCCTGCGCGAATATCTCTCGAATCCGGAACGGGTCGAGCTGCGGGAGGAGAAGACGGCAACCGTGGCCCAGACGAGCGACGGCACGGCCACGGAACCGGAACGCCCGGCCGAGACGGCGGCGCCGGTCGAGGAGGCAATAACAGGGCTGGAGCGCCTGCTGAAAAAAGTGGACGGCTGGCTGGCATGA